The Phycisphaeraceae bacterium genome has a segment encoding these proteins:
- a CDS encoding prepilin-type N-terminal cleavage/methylation domain-containing protein, which yields MKSWRGMTLIEMVASLAITAIILSALSSAVMVAAGALPKESSERASRATQQMDRMLLDITEAMRVSVSGTTAIRLLVPDRTGNGQPEEIVYGWVGLSGGQIIRSQNGTVSEFLGGVDSLAVELTTGQSGHVALTGTTHPVVKGARVEVKLNGHEPVSREVPIHAEPPVLSGWVRADFDSLPQNVDWDRESGTDWQVTSGSIGNGNISGGVWACSGTLSLRSRWKFTEPTIVSTRVLITRDDRSASLKLVGDCSALGHVELELIVRRMSSSQTRVQINQIGLLSTSTLISQTVGGGVHEVSMVLLPGAKRVRLIIDGVLVGQPSYSTKLGLLANGSLAVSGTDFRVEYDWVEVRVGGVE from the coding sequence ATGAAGAGTTGGCGAGGCATGACGCTGATCGAAATGGTCGCTTCGCTGGCAATTACGGCAATTATTCTGTCTGCGCTTTCGTCGGCGGTGATGGTTGCGGCCGGGGCGCTGCCGAAGGAATCATCTGAACGTGCATCGCGAGCGACGCAGCAGATGGATCGAATGCTGCTGGATATCACTGAGGCAATGCGTGTGAGTGTCTCGGGTACGACAGCGATTCGTCTGCTCGTGCCAGATCGAACCGGGAACGGACAGCCTGAGGAGATTGTGTATGGCTGGGTCGGACTCTCGGGCGGGCAGATCATTCGCTCGCAGAACGGAACAGTGAGCGAATTTCTCGGTGGAGTCGATTCGCTCGCGGTGGAATTGACGACAGGACAATCTGGGCATGTAGCCCTGACGGGGACGACTCATCCGGTGGTCAAGGGGGCGCGGGTCGAGGTGAAGTTGAACGGGCACGAGCCGGTGTCGCGGGAAGTGCCGATTCATGCCGAGCCTCCGGTGCTGAGTGGATGGGTGCGGGCGGATTTTGACTCCCTACCTCAGAACGTTGACTGGGACCGCGAAAGTGGGACCGACTGGCAAGTGACAAGCGGGAGTATTGGGAACGGCAATATCAGTGGCGGGGTGTGGGCGTGCTCGGGTACGCTGAGCCTGCGGAGCCGCTGGAAGTTTACTGAGCCGACGATCGTCTCGACACGCGTGCTGATTACGCGAGACGACAGAAGCGCGAGTTTGAAACTGGTGGGGGACTGCTCGGCTCTGGGTCATGTTGAGTTGGAACTGATCGTTCGGCGTATGAGTTCGAGCCAGACCCGAGTGCAAATCAACCAGATCGGGTTGCTTTCCACATCGACACTGATTTCGCAGACGGTTGGCGGGGGCGTGCATGAAGTCAGTATGGTGCTGTTGCCAGGTGCAAAACGTGTGAGGCTCATCATCGATGGCGTGCTGGTGGGGCAGCCGAGTTATTCGACAAAGCTTGGGCTTCTGGCGAATGGGTCGCTCGCTGTGAGCGGGACGGATTTTCGCGTGGAATACGACTGGGTCGAGGTTCGGGTTGGAGGTGTGGAGTGA
- a CDS encoding prepilin-type N-terminal cleavage/methylation domain-containing protein translates to MTSFLTAIRRHSGRGFSLLELVVVLAIVAVLGAIALPRFSSAHENSAADQAAKRVARMIDHGRTLSRGSSKQVLFQTDAQNNRVQLVLNGITVEAVTLSAKPYRVKVVSANFGGSSQVVIDHYGVVQTAGTIVLQSGTAKRTININTSNGIVVN, encoded by the coding sequence ATGACATCCTTTCTGACTGCGATCCGGAGACATTCGGGTCGTGGTTTTTCACTTCTCGAACTTGTTGTGGTGCTTGCGATTGTGGCCGTGCTGGGTGCGATTGCCTTGCCGCGGTTCAGTTCGGCGCACGAGAACAGCGCCGCCGATCAAGCGGCCAAGCGTGTTGCGCGGATGATCGATCACGGCCGGACACTGTCACGCGGGTCGTCCAAGCAGGTCTTGTTCCAGACCGATGCCCAGAACAATCGAGTGCAACTGGTGCTCAATGGAATTACGGTTGAAGCGGTCACACTGTCAGCCAAGCCTTATCGTGTGAAGGTCGTCAGTGCGAACTTTGGTGGCTCGTCACAGGTCGTGATCGATCACTACGGAGTGGTGCAGACTGCAGGAACGATTGTTTTGCAATCAGGGACCGCCAAGAGGACCATCAATATCAATACATCGAATGGCATTGTGGTGAACTAG
- a CDS encoding response regulator: MSAHLILLVDDEPFITSIMKRKLVDRGHDVIVASDGEEALQLARTEQPHAIVTDLQMPHISGLELAVALRRLPETASTPIILLTGRGHYVNAEIIPRTNICQIISKPFSAREIVRAVETLLEVNKEAA, from the coding sequence ATGTCTGCACATCTGATCCTGCTTGTCGACGACGAACCCTTCATCACCAGCATCATGAAGCGAAAACTCGTCGATCGGGGGCACGATGTCATTGTCGCCTCCGATGGCGAGGAGGCCCTTCAGCTCGCTCGAACCGAACAGCCACACGCCATCGTGACCGACCTCCAGATGCCGCACATCAGTGGCCTGGAACTCGCAGTCGCCCTTCGGCGCCTGCCCGAAACCGCGTCAACACCCATTATCCTGCTCACGGGGCGTGGGCATTACGTCAATGCGGAAATCATCCCGCGTACGAACATTTGCCAAATCATCAGCAAGCCCTTCAGCGCCCGCGAGATCGTTCGCGCTGTCGAGACACTGCTCGAAGTCAACAAGGAGGCCGCGTAA
- a CDS encoding HD-GYP domain-containing protein: MEARLNQAFETICEWSNVYRIPCWRIDHVHRIAWAPDDPTLAAFATDPVLLDALAAAAATFEADFSPYVLRELAPGATFIFFRERDRRHSFGWVVSMAPTREAIPALAALCSPNAIDSEALRASLHKGIVIDRAHAEARADALTRAHASAMAAIEYTKTIDQFTVQLTQAYETSCMSLRISRMMTRINEPEDFIRDLVTELHETSEFGWVAFVRHADQHFDDANVPHFCTAFDTARFDNAQIRSAGGTILAAKGSDTKTTIVEASTIASEALGPELIIQPLRIEPRTIGLLILGARNGKDWAVNSYDTLLVETTAASLTAYLETVRLHMHQQKSFLGTLRALTAALDAKDHYTRGHSERVAFIARQLAAAVNLLPDHCRTIHIAGLVHDIGKIGVPESVLTAAGKPTTEEFARIRQHPVLGHDMLREIPMLRDTLPGILHHHERWDGKGYPSGLKGNAIPRMARILALADAFDAMSSNRTYDAARGREEVLAEIRNCRGTHFDPELTDAFLTLDFSAYDAMLARDQADTQTQPTSEPRTRDRAA; the protein is encoded by the coding sequence ATGGAAGCTCGGCTCAACCAGGCCTTCGAGACCATATGCGAGTGGTCCAATGTTTACCGCATCCCATGCTGGCGCATCGACCATGTCCACCGCATCGCCTGGGCACCCGACGACCCGACGCTTGCTGCATTTGCAACCGATCCCGTATTGCTCGATGCTTTGGCCGCTGCGGCCGCGACTTTCGAAGCGGACTTCAGTCCATATGTCCTGCGTGAGCTCGCGCCTGGAGCAACGTTTATCTTCTTCCGCGAGCGCGACCGGCGCCACTCCTTTGGCTGGGTTGTCTCGATGGCTCCAACACGCGAGGCGATTCCTGCCCTCGCCGCGTTGTGCTCGCCGAACGCGATCGATAGCGAAGCGCTTCGGGCCTCGCTGCACAAGGGCATCGTGATTGACCGCGCACACGCCGAGGCTCGCGCCGACGCGCTCACCCGCGCCCACGCCTCGGCCATGGCAGCCATCGAGTACACCAAGACCATCGACCAGTTCACCGTTCAACTCACGCAGGCCTACGAGACCTCGTGCATGAGTTTGCGCATCAGTCGCATGATGACCCGCATCAACGAGCCAGAGGACTTCATTCGCGATCTCGTCACGGAACTGCACGAAACGTCAGAGTTTGGATGGGTCGCATTTGTCCGCCACGCCGACCAGCATTTCGACGACGCCAACGTTCCTCACTTCTGTACCGCTTTCGATACCGCACGCTTTGATAACGCCCAGATTCGCTCGGCCGGCGGCACCATACTTGCCGCGAAGGGCAGCGATACGAAGACAACCATCGTCGAGGCATCAACGATCGCGTCCGAGGCTCTAGGCCCCGAACTCATCATTCAGCCACTTCGCATCGAGCCTCGCACGATTGGGCTGCTGATCCTCGGTGCCCGCAACGGCAAGGATTGGGCGGTCAATTCGTACGACACGCTTCTGGTCGAAACGACAGCAGCCTCTCTCACCGCATATCTCGAAACCGTCCGCCTGCACATGCATCAGCAGAAGAGCTTCCTTGGCACACTGCGCGCGCTGACCGCTGCCCTCGATGCCAAGGACCACTACACCCGTGGCCACTCCGAGCGTGTTGCCTTCATCGCTCGCCAACTCGCAGCCGCCGTCAATCTCTTGCCGGATCATTGCCGAACGATCCACATCGCGGGGCTTGTACACGACATCGGCAAGATCGGTGTCCCAGAGTCCGTGCTTACCGCGGCAGGAAAGCCAACGACAGAAGAGTTCGCCCGCATCCGTCAGCATCCGGTCCTCGGGCACGACATGCTGCGCGAGATTCCGATGCTTCGCGACACACTTCCGGGCATTCTTCACCACCACGAACGCTGGGATGGTAAGGGCTATCCATCGGGCCTCAAGGGGAATGCAATCCCGCGCATGGCTCGCATCCTGGCACTTGCTGACGCATTCGATGCCATGAGTTCTAACCGCACCTACGACGCGGCGCGAGGCCGTGAAGAAGTCCTCGCCGAGATCCGCAATTGTCGCGGAACACACTTCGACCCCGAACTCACCGATGCATTCCTGACTCTCGATTTCTCGGCCTACGACGCCATGCTCGCACGCGACCAGGCCGACACCCAGACTCAACCCACCAGCGAGCCTCGCACACGCGATCGTGCCGCCTGA
- the pilO gene encoding type 4a pilus biogenesis protein PilO, giving the protein MMGRESRWMTDVGGVVACAVLVAAVYGLGVRPWLSARAEHAMYQDQVASLSSEVEEYERVTMQLALALATVDRHIEAETVTLRSASQLTDKLTELGLLAEDHGLVIDSMNPGKAEEGGSPARVSISLRGVGRYLDVARFLNEARDADRAVAVRAMQLSRGGEDGAGRFELELVWFVSGR; this is encoded by the coding sequence ATCGCGGTGGATGACCGATGTCGGGGGAGTGGTGGCGTGTGCAGTGCTGGTGGCGGCAGTGTATGGGCTTGGGGTTCGGCCTTGGTTGAGCGCGCGGGCCGAGCACGCGATGTATCAGGATCAGGTGGCGTCGCTCTCAAGCGAAGTTGAGGAATACGAGCGTGTGACGATGCAGCTTGCGCTGGCACTGGCGACGGTTGACAGGCACATCGAGGCCGAGACGGTGACGTTGCGAAGTGCCTCGCAGTTGACTGATAAGTTGACGGAGCTGGGGCTGCTCGCCGAGGACCACGGGTTGGTGATCGACTCCATGAATCCGGGAAAGGCTGAGGAAGGTGGTTCGCCGGCGCGAGTGTCGATCAGCCTGCGCGGAGTCGGAAGATATCTGGACGTTGCGCGTTTTCTCAATGAGGCAAGGGATGCGGATCGTGCGGTTGCGGTGCGTGCGATGCAGTTGAGCCGAGGGGGAGAAGATGGGGCGGGTCGGTTCGAGCTGGAGCTTGTGTGGTTTGTGTCGGGCCGATAG
- a CDS encoding prepilin-type N-terminal cleavage/methylation domain-containing protein: MKRTVRGFSLIELVVVVVILGIIGAIAIPRMSRGASGAADSALVADLAVLRNAIALYETEHQGVFPTVAAFENQLTTFTNLAGTANATKTEEFLYGPYLRGIPKIKVGSNKGSNAVVGTAGGTAAWLYNQTTGEISANLASSEKDAAGTPYADY, encoded by the coding sequence ATGAAGAGAACGGTACGTGGATTCAGTCTGATCGAACTGGTGGTGGTGGTGGTGATTCTGGGCATTATCGGCGCGATTGCGATTCCGCGCATGAGTCGTGGCGCGTCGGGCGCGGCCGACTCTGCTCTTGTGGCCGATCTTGCAGTGCTTCGCAATGCGATCGCACTGTACGAAACGGAGCACCAGGGCGTGTTTCCGACGGTTGCGGCCTTCGAGAATCAGTTGACGACCTTCACGAATCTTGCGGGAACTGCCAACGCGACCAAGACCGAAGAGTTCCTGTATGGGCCTTACCTGCGCGGGATTCCGAAGATCAAGGTCGGGTCGAACAAGGGTTCGAACGCGGTGGTCGGCACGGCGGGCGGTACAGCGGCATGGCTGTACAACCAGACGACCGGCGAGATCTCGGCGAACCTGGCCAGTAGTGAGAAGGACGCTGCGGGCACTCCGTATGCGGATTATTGA